The genomic interval AAATCTTGGCTTAACACAAGTAGTAACATTAATAGAGTCCGTTTTAGTCATTGGATTGCTCAAACTCTAAAGAATTGATTTGCTAAGAAAATCTTCTCAGATATCACAACCATATGTAGTAGGAAGCATTAAAATACTTCCTTCTGTTGTTAAAACCCTTCTGTCAATTTTGATTTTCAAAACTGTAAGTTGCAATGAAATATATACTTTCTTTCCCTGCCAATGTTGATTTTCCTTTTGACCTATTCAAGTGTAGGAGTATGCATTATAGCTATATTCTTTTGTAGGTATGTAGCAGTTGGGAACGAGCCATTTTTGAAATCCTACAACAATTCATTCTTGAATATCACCTTTCCTGCTCTGCAGAACATTCAAAATGCCCTTAACGATGCAGGTGTTGGAGACACAATAAAGGCTACAGTACCCTTGAATGCAGATGTGTATCAGTCTCCAGAGAACAATCCTGTTCCATCTGCAGGAATATTCAGGCCTGATATCACTGGTCTCATGACCCAGATAGTGCAATTTCTCAGCAAGAATGGTGCACCATTTACTGTGAACATTTACCCCTTCTTAAGTCTTTATGGAAACGATgattttcctttcaactacgcCTTCTTTGACGGCGTAGACAATCCAGTAAATGATAATGGTACTCCATACACCAATGTCTTTGATGCAAATTTTGATACCTTGGTTGCAGCTCTCAAATCAGTGGGGTTTGGAGACCTGCCTATTTTGGTGGGGGAAGTAGGATGGCCAACAGAAGGAGACAAGAATGCCAATGTTGGCAATGCTTTGAGGTTCTACAATGGCCTTCTGCCAAGGCTTGCAGGCAACAGAGGCACGCCGTGCCGCCCAGGACACATTGAAGTTTATCTTTTTGGACTCATTGATGAGGATGCCAAGAGCATTGCTCCAGGAAACTTTGAACGTCACTGGGGAATATTCAGATATGATGGACAACCCAAGTTTCCAATGGACCTTTCTGGTCAGAACCAAAACAAATTTCTCATAGGTGCACAGAATGTGAAGTACCTTGCTCCAAGGTGGTGCATGTTTAATCCTAATGCTAAGGATCTAACCAGCCTTCCAGATAACATCAACTATGCCTGTACCTTTGGAGATTGCACAGCACTTGGATACGGATCCTCTTGTAACAACCTTGATGCTAATGGCAATGCCTCTTATGCCTTTAATATGTACTTCCAGGTGCAAAATCAGAAC from Phaseolus vulgaris cultivar G19833 chromosome 1, P. vulgaris v2.0, whole genome shotgun sequence carries:
- the LOC137813843 gene encoding glucan endo-1,3-beta-glucosidase 8-like isoform X2; this translates as MEENWVLRWVLVVGVMCWCGEGIGVNWGTQATHKLPPDTVVQLLKDNGIQKVKLFDADDSTMSALAGTGIEVMVAIPNIQLLEMNDFGRAKQWVKKNVTRYTFNGGVNIKYVAVGNEPFLKSYNNSFLNITFPALQNIQNALNDAGVGDTIKATVPLNADVYQSPENNPVPSAGIFRPDITGLMTQIVQFLSKNALKSVGFGDLPILVGEVGWPTEGDKNANVGNALRFYNGLLPRLAGNRGTPCRPGHIEVYLFGLIDEDAKSIAPGNFERHWGIFRYDGQPKFPMDLSGQNQNKFLIGAQNVKYLAPRWCMFNPNAKDLTSLPDNINYACTFGDCTALGYGSSCNNLDANGNASYAFNMYFQVQNQNPMACNFQGLAKITTDNISTPTCNFIIQIVSSSVSSLIPSLVAFLFVSLFMILFW
- the LOC137813843 gene encoding glucan endo-1,3-beta-glucosidase 8-like isoform X1, encoding MEENWVLRWVLVVGVMCWCGEGIGVNWGTQATHKLPPDTVVQLLKDNGIQKVKLFDADDSTMSALAGTGIEVMVAIPNIQLLEMNDFGRAKQWVKKNVTRYTFNGGVNIKYVAVGNEPFLKSYNNSFLNITFPALQNIQNALNDAGVGDTIKATVPLNADVYQSPENNPVPSAGIFRPDITGLMTQIVQFLSKNGAPFTVNIYPFLSLYGNDDFPFNYAFFDGVDNPVNDNGTPYTNVFDANFDTLVAALKSVGFGDLPILVGEVGWPTEGDKNANVGNALRFYNGLLPRLAGNRGTPCRPGHIEVYLFGLIDEDAKSIAPGNFERHWGIFRYDGQPKFPMDLSGQNQNKFLIGAQNVKYLAPRWCMFNPNAKDLTSLPDNINYACTFGDCTALGYGSSCNNLDANGNASYAFNMYFQVQNQNPMACNFQGLAKITTDNISTPTCNFIIQIVSSSVSSLIPSLVAFLFVSLFMILFW